In Leopardus geoffroyi isolate Oge1 chromosome D1, O.geoffroyi_Oge1_pat1.0, whole genome shotgun sequence, the genomic stretch GGGCAGCAAACTCAACACCTAGCAACGGGTCAAGTCCCTGGGACACCTTTGTGTTCTCAATAAACTTTAAGTTTTGTGTCTAGGGGGATTAAAGAGGAGGGGATGAATCCGGATTTGAGGGCAGAGTAAACTGCGGAAGCGGGAGGCACATGGGGAATGGGAGGCAAGGAGAAAATGTCTGGAGCAGGAAGTCTGGACCCAGGATTAGCCAGAGGGCGCCACAGAGCCTCGAAGTTCAGCCTGTGGCTGGCCTTATGTAGTCTTGTGGGACAGGGACAGCATTGGCTTTTCAAGGGTTGGGTTTCCAAGGGGGAACTCTGCTTCCACCTGGATAGTAGGCCAGAAGAGGGGCCCGGGAGCTGAGGTCATTAGTAAACCATAGCCCAGCACACAGGAAACGGAAGCCAGAGAGATGATGGGAAATGGCCCTGTGCAGAATGAAGAAAGATTACCGGGATTGGGAGTGAGCAATCTGTCCAGTGTGAACATTTAATGTGTCTTTTCATGGTACCATGTGGTCTCTCGGGCTTTGGACCCCTTCACTAGCTTCCCCCAAGCATTTGGGCTGAGGAGGTCAGGGAGGAGGCCTGCTCCGGGAAGCTGTGTCCTCGTGTCCAGTGAAGCAGGGGTGGCCACGTACTTGGTCCTGTACATGCAGCTTCTGCTGTTGTCATTTGTGGCTTGTGGACCTCTGGTCCGTTCTCTCTTAGCTCACTTAGGGCCCGCACGTCTCTCAGCAGCCTGTGACGCATCTGAGGTCACAGGCTGTATTCTGTTGTTGTAGACTGGGGTGTCCTCCTTGAGGGACAGGCGGGTCATGTTCTCCCAGCTACAGAGGCCCCTTCTcacatgccccctcccaccccagtcccCCAAACTTCCACCGCCACACTCTGTATTCCTGACACTCATCAGGGCCACTTGGGGCCATCAGGGGCGAGGGTGGCAAGAAGATGAGAACCTTAGCATCCACCTTTATCTACGGCTTTTATTTCCAGGAACAGTAAATACACACAGAATGCGTTCTTTTCTgagatacattttaataaattaataatgatttTGTAGAATTGAAATGGGTTACTGCGTGTTAACACGGTTCACATGGACCTGAAGCGaaacttctgattttatttcgcACAGCATACAGCAGAGCCCACACTCCACTACaaggcaaaggaagaaaattactCGTGTGTGCCAGTCCGGTATTCCGGTAGCTTGGAGCACTACCTCCCCAAAGGGGAAGGTCTCTGAAACTGTTATGCTTTAACGGGGGACACAGAGGGTTGCAGGTCTCCTAAGGAAATTTGCAGTCACTGTCTTATCTATTATTACCTttgaaaggaaacacagaattagacattataattaaaattcacTGAGAACAAGTAATCCCTATGCACTAAAAAATTATGTGGAAAAATGACTTTGAATCTATAATTTTACTTTCAAGAACCAACTACCCACGTATTATGCAACTGTACATGTTCTCCGTAGCTGGGCAGGGCACCGTGTAACGCAGTCTGACTCTCCACAAGGCCTTCATTCTTACTTTTCTAAACACCAACAAAAACTGCCGTGGTAGAAATTATCTAACCCAATTTTCTCAGACTTTGAACATGAGAAAGatatcaaatatttcaaaaagaattaaCATATACATTAATAAATAACTAAAGTACAACGTGATCATGTAAAATCCTAAAATCAAAATAACTTTGTTTGTACATGAAAATAAGTTGCAAAATGTACAGTTATAAGGGACCCACTCAGTAACAATTTAATTGTAGCAAATgtattttgcttcatatattgGCTCAACAGAATGTCCATTTACTGGATGTCTTACTTATATGCAGGTACTGTGCTAATTGCCAGGTCCAGAAATGACGAATATATGTCCCTATTCCTAAGAACTTCCAACTAAATGAGGAAGACAGGCATGTAAAGAAATACTTACGCCACACCGTGATACTCCGAGAACTGTACTCTTGAGTGATCCCAGCAACCTTGTTACCCTTGGAACCCACAGCATAATTTGTTGAGCCATTGGACAGTTATGGCAGGGAATGTTGTCAAGGTTAATGGGATGAATAATGCTACCTGATTCATACATAGCATTATCGAACAATGGCATCGTCTCACGGAAGTACCATGCTCTATCCAGTTGGGCCAACAGCATCGGTGAAGCGCCAGACTCATACCGTAGGCTGGTCCTTATTAATTTGTGAGCAAATTGTCTTCCCAGTAACCACCAAGGATGCGACTgctttgatttctaatttttccatactttttaaGGTCTTTATCAGAAGTGTCTTTAAGAGTCTGAAGACCCTATCTAATGACAAATGATTGAAAGACTTATTAAAATTTGGCTTTAGAATTCCTTTCCTAGAAAATTTGTGTTTGTGATAATGTTGACGGGTTAGGGGTGGGGGTAAAAGAACAGAGACCCAGCAAGGCTCCAGCTCATATTTAGGTGTTTAAGAACTAGAGAGCTGGTTAAGGGAATAAATAATGCCAGAATTATCAAGAGATTCGGCAATGCTGGTCAGGCTCAACCCACCAACAAGGCGCGAGCTGCCAATAGATTTTCTGAGGCAACTGTACACAAAAAAGGCTTGTAACCCCGGCCATTGTGGCAGGTTTTAAGGTGTTAATAAGCATTTGAACAAGAAGGAAAATGAGGCCTTGATTTTAGAGGAAGGGGAGACCCACTACTATTTGAAATACTTGTGGAGACAGCTCCCTAGGACCAAGGGCTGGAAGTTAGTACGGGGAGGTAACAGCATTTTGAATATCAAAGAGAACTTTCTAACAGAACTTTTCCAACATGAAGGCATTGAGCTCTTTCTTCCTGAAAGAACTGAactagaaattggaaaaaaaaaaatcgtcagGGTGCTTTGGAATTTAGGGGGGCTTCTCTACCAGGCCAGAAGCTGTATCAGATTCCAAGGTGACTTTCAAGTTTGAATAGGAGTCTAGGAGTTAGAAGAGTTATCTTTTGCTAAGTGTGTAAGAGTATCATCCCGTGAGCATATTCCCTATTCAGATATTAAATCTGATGAAGCATCATAGTGCCATCAAATAGAACTGACTTACAAACACATGTAGGTTTTTAAGAtataaagatactttttaaatcacataatCTTTAACTAGAATCAGTACATTTAACTATATAGCAACATGTGCAGCAAAATCACAAATTCAGGAGAAAATTTTAGGTACTGATCTTTCAGTTTCTATTCTCTGTGAAACAAATGTGCACCATCGGTAGGCGGAAGGAAAAATCCCTATTACCAGTGCACTGTAAATGTCAGCACCGTTTACAGACTTTTTCctgagtaattaaaaaaaaggaacaaagagcaaATTCCCTCCAACAAGAATGCTCCTGAAATGATGGAGTTTAAGACTCAAGTCCTGTAGAAACTGAGTACGCAGGACCAGTGGAATCAAGTTACTTAGAATGCCCAGATGCTAAATAAATTGGAGGAGGAAGTCATGGGTCCTAGGACAGAAAACTGTTGAGCCAAAATGTGTAAATAGAGCGTAGAAATCTTTGGTTGTGCACTCCTGTATAGGAGTTAATTGGGCTGACCTTGTGCCACATGCCATGTTCCACTAGTCTTCGTGTAAATATGGCTTTGTGGAGTAAAGTTGTTTCTTACGTTGGATGGAAACCTGCTTCCCTGCAAATTCGACACTTTTCGTTTCTTCAGTGCCCTCCAGAGCTGCCCACTGGAAGACGGTCTTAGTTTCAATTCTAAATATAAAAGAGTTTCCAAATACTGGATTGGATCACACTGAAAATGAGGACTTAAAAGTAACACTACATGTTCAGCAGTATATTTAATCATTGCATTTATTGCTTCCAAATCTCACACTGTAAATAGATGCTTTTCTCCATACTTTGATTTTTTGACCATACACCTTGAGTTAGGTACACTACTCACATCCTCAGCCTCTCTTGGTATCTGGGAAAAACAGAATCGTGTTGCAGGATGTGGTCACTCTCAAATAAGTTTCTAGCCCTCAAGGGTAGCATGTAGTGAATACAGCTGTGATGGAGTCCTCTTTCCCACCCAGAACCAGAGCTGACTGTTACGGGAATGGAGTTACTTGTGATTATGCAAGTATTCTTCCTACTTCACAGTCTCACAGGCAACAGGCGAACAAAAGGTGGTCCACATTTTAAATCAAGTTTGCAGATCACAAGTGTCCATTGACTTTGAATTGATCTCATCTAAAtgctgaatttaatttttttatatataataatgcCATATAATTACCTTCAGTTGTAGAAGAGGTTacaatattagattttttttttgcatgcataATCCAAGTGCAATGGAGCAAACCAAATGATAAAGGATTTAGAAATGTTTAACAGAATTTTTCCACAAGAATGAAAGCAATTTGGATAATGAGCACAATTACTTTGTCTCTTACAATGCAACACTGGCTGAAGGATGATAATGAAAGGACAGCAGactttaaagacaaaaaagggaCTCAGGGAAGAGGCCATAGATAAAGGGATGTTATTTCCTCTCACCTAAGCTTACAGACAGGAAAAACAGCTCTTTCTGGGGCTACTGAGAATGAACTTGAGAGATCACTGAGACTTGCCTGTCAGAGGTCCGGAACGGAGGGTGAGGCCAGAATGACAGACATGGTTCTCGGACAGTGAAGCCAGGGATTGGCAGGGTCAGGAAGGTGTGACCAGTCCGGTCATTGACCGGGTGTGCCGTGCCTGTGGTTGGGTTCCTTGAGGATTTGGAACACAGAGAACCATTTCTCAGTACGGCAGATAGATCAAAAGAAAGCGCTGTCTCTACAGAAGACGCAAAATTAGAGTGAACAAGATCAGTGATTAGTGGAGCCAAGCCCAGCACAGACCGCGATAGCACCAAGGatcaagaacaggaaataaaggaagagtCTGGGGTTTTGTGACTAGACAGAGTACTATTCCCTGGGGTAAAGGGATGGCACTAAGAAGAAAATGATTAGCAAGTAAACTGCAGCAATTgtagaaaaaaggcagaaagccTTGTGTGTTAGGAAGTATATTAAATGCAGAGGGAGCTAGGCTTGACAACAAGGATATTTCTAGAAACATTACCATACATCAATGGCCAATGAGAAGATTGGTGGATATCAGGATGACAGAATAATGAAACAAGATCAGCAGGGATTCTATTTCcctttagtttttcctttctggaaaggaTGAACATTTCCTAGAGtcaataatgaaaacaattatttattttaaacatactttGGTTATTTATATATGCTTAAATCAACAGTTCAGTCAATCCACGTATAGGTCATCCATTGTGGTATGGTCTTTCTTAAATAATTGGTTTCCAAAGCCACAAATAGACCACACAAAACTGGTCATtgaatttcctgtttttcttacacacacacacacacacacacacacacacacacacacggcagagCCAACTTAGGTAGGAAGGAAGACCACCAATTTGACAGAATGCTTCTCAGGCAACTGTCATCTGATTAGGGATAGTCTCTGATTTTTGGAATTGCAGGGTAATGTAGTCTAATATCCTGTTCTATtctgaaaaaaaacatttgaagctTATACAATAAATTTATATGGCATAATAAAAGGACCTTCATTTAGGTATATTTCCACTTTTAAAACCTAATATGGTTACATCttttaaacttagaaaagaaacatACTCCTTTTGCAACGCAATCTTGTCACACCTGAGAGCAAGGATGATTGCTACTCTTTCTTTACTGGGGTTAAAGGTGATTAAACATCTTAACGGATATGGGTTGCGAATGTGATCAATACAAAAAcctagtgaattttttaaatttagaaaataatccaCTATGAATATCTTATGAAAATAGTAAACCCACACGGTGCTTTATAGTTGGGATACATCACCAAGGAAAACTGATATGGTACtaactgaagcacagaaatttCTTACTACAGATCAAATTTGGatatttacaaatttaagaaaTGCAACAAAATGATACACTTATCTAGGGATCCGATTTGCTACGTCCTCAATTATGCTGGAATGTGGCAAGGATACAGAAAATCCCAGAATCCCAAAACTTCACCCAGTGGGTTACATGTAAAGATAGACTGAGAGGGGGTGTAACTTACAAGTAATCATTAAATCAAGAATGTTCATTTACTGAGCTTCAGCCAGAAAATAAGTAAGATATGCTGCCACCAGAAATCGAAACCAACCAGCACAGAGGACTGCCAGAACCAGCAATTTTAAAAGCATTCCAGTAATTGCCAATGGCATTATGGCATTATGACATGGTACATTATGCTCCTAATGAAGAGTTGAATCGTAAAAAATGTCAAGCCATGTTTAGCGCAAGTTTAGAAGGCTGGGAAATAcactgcattttagaaaaatttctgaccaaaaaaaatgatgatgaaaaaagaaagaggggcttAAAAGAAGCTAAGTAGTGATCAGAAAGGACGGGAATTCAGTAACTCTTACACCTGTAGTAACAAGGTAGGCTTCTCACCTCTTTCTAACTTAATTTTCACTTCATATAATATAGTGTACAAATAATTCACTTTCACTACCTACagagattttttcccctctaaataGTACAAATCTGTGAACACTGATTTGTTCTTACTAGTCTTTCACGGATAAATTACTCTCAAAATCAAGACATCAACGCCTATGAGTCTTATTTACATATGAAAATACTAAGTATTCTGGATTCTCCAGGATTAAATTATATTCGATATAATTTTTTGGTAAATGCATCTTGTATTTAAGTTTCCAGCAACCGCTAAGTCATATATGCTATACATTCATAGTAATTCTCTAGCAGaaggtacattttattttactaagagGTAAAGACCTTTTTACCAGCTATTAAGCTTAACAGATTTATGGTAGGCTTCTAGAACTGGGATAGTTTTAGGATGTCTAAGCACATACGCCTTTCAGAAATGATTAGAAAACCATGGGTCTCTGTATTTATTAAACTGAATCACCTGGCAGTAAAATTCCGTTAAGGCCCGTGGCATGGGTGAGACTTCCTCCCACTCAGATCTGCCACTATGGTAGACTTGTACTTCATCTGTGATCTCATCTGGTGCGTAATCGCCACCCAAGatataaattttatcttcaaTTCCAACTGCGCCTGCATTAAAGCCTGCACATTCAAAAGAGCCTTCACCCTTCCAGACACAAGTATCTGGACAAAAACTATAAACCTTATAGGTGGAAAGGTCACATATGTACAGTGTGCAGTTTACTGGGACAGCTTTGATTAGTGTCGCATGAAAAAACTGCCCAAACTCTGCTACGAGTTCAGACCACTGATCGGTGGTCACGTTGTATTTGAAAAAGCAATCAAGTGACGGGTTAAAGGCATCTGTAATCTCTACCTCTGACCCAAGAACATAAATGACATTTTGGCAGGTGCTCGCTTCAGGGTAGTATATGCCCCTGGGTAACGGGCTGACAGACATCCATTCTTTAGAAAGAGGGTCGTAAGACTCGACATCTAAGAGGCTTTTAATGTCCTGAGACCCTTTCGTCTTTCCACCTATGACAAATAATCTGTTGAGAGCCAGAACTGATGTATGCATGGTTCTTGGTGTCTTCATAGCTGATACCAGGAAGAAATCGTTCTTCACTGGACAGTAGCACCAGGTTTGGTCAGTCGCATCATGATAGGACTCTGCGATATGAAGCCGAACCGTTCTACAGCACGGCCCTTTGCACCCGCCCGTCAGGAATATCTTCTCTCCGTAACTAGACAGACTAGACCCTGGCAAGTCAATCAGGTGTGACTGTGGCAGCACTTTCCACGAGTCACTGTTTATATTGTAGCAAAAGGTATATTGGTCTCCACCGTTTTCCTCAGTTTTGTGAACAAATATGTACTTTTCAGTTGTGGATGGTCGAGCGTCAGGGAAGAGTCCACCAGAACCTTGCACACACTTAACAGCATCCATGATTATGTCAAAACAGTTTGTGCTTTTGAGTAAACACTCTTCGTTGAGCAGACAGTTTTGAAGGGTCTCCTCGGATAACTGATGTAATCTAACTTTTTTAATCAAATAAGGCAGATGCTTTTGCCTTGATTCTAAGTTGTGTTTGGTCCAGCTAAGGACCACTTTGAGTACAGTCTCTTCTTCAGGGACATTCAGTTCATCGGATTCCAGACATTTCTGCAGTACTCCAAAGTTCATCTCGAGGAAATCACTGGATTTAAACAGTAAGGAAAAGTGGTGCTGTACAAAGTACAGCGCGTGGTCAAACAAGCGGGGAGAGCCGTAGCTGTCTGACAACGATAGTAACTGCAGACAATTGACAAGGTTAATACTCTTTATTAAGAAGTCACTGCAAGCTTTGGCTAGGAAGGAAACTTGAAGGAATGACGACAACTGGAAGAACATTTCCACGTTATCATCCGTTATCTTGGTTTTCCCAGTGTAGGCATAGTCGAGAAACGCTTTTACTGCTTTGGAGGACAGATTAGTGATGGTGACGCTCCCACCGTCTCGCTCTTTCATGTTCACTTCAAACATGGCcctgcagaaggaaggagaacacAGGAGCGAAGGAAAACAGGAGCATGTGATTCCGTGGTACTTTTCAAGGTTACCTTGAAGACGTGCCCTTTACCCTCAGGTTCATAGAATGTTTCACAAATCTCAGGTGTATGCGTatgcaatgtatttttaaaccatCTTAGTAAATCATTTGAATATCTAGCACAGTTACGTACCATATCATTTACCTTTAAAACCCACGGACCACGTAGCTACCACACTGCAGAATACGTACGTTACAGCTGCGGTACAGCATTTACTCCAAAGAAGGCTATATATAAAAAGATTCATATTTTGTAAGCCAATTTCAATGCTCTTAAATATCATTCATAAGATTAGGGTAAGGTCTCTCTGATGgctgaatttctctttttatgagtTAATTAGTATCAGCTCTGCAGGTGATAAgtacagatatttaaaatagataGCGCTTCTGGGTTTAGGATTTAAAAGTATCTTTGAAATGAATTTTCAGTTTGGCAGCAGTGACACACGTGGAAGATGGGATACAGTGAGGTATCAGATGTCTCTAACGAGTCTGCCTGCGTGGAAAATCCACCAAACATGTCTAAAGAGACACGTTTTATACAGCACTTTAGGGAGAAAAGGGAACGTGATGTCATAAAGCTAAATGCCAAACCAAAAGGCTCAAAGTAAGTTTGTGAAGAAATAACCACTGAGAGATGGAGGGGGGGTCCTCAGATTTGAATAATCAGACCAGCCCAAGAGTTCTTCTGAGTTGTAATTTTTCCCCACCTGGCAGACGTAATAGACTCTGAGGAAGTGGGAACTTTAGGGACTCAGTTTaagctaaaatataaattatgtggAAATGGTTGGGCAGGAGACTACGACGTATGTATTTTACTATTGGTCTTGGTAAGACCAATCTTGCCACCCATTCCTATGTTAGTTAACATCATATCCAGAATCATTCACTTTTACACAGACTCGCTATGGTGGTTGTTGGTAGCACAGTGGGTGGAGGTCGAGATTCAAGAGAAAGAGCTATGACAAAGAAGCAAGGACTTCCAGTAGTTGGACATTCAGTAGGAGTGGAGGTTGACTGGTTGGGGTTCTGGTATAATACTGGTTTGTGTCTGCACCGAATTGTCCAGGATACCTCCGTGAGCAGTGCTCCTCGGTGCTCAAGTACTCTGGGGGGAAATAcaatttagttttttgttttttgttttttttttttttttaatttttttttttcaacgtttatttatttttgggacagagagagacagagcatgaacgggggaggggcagagagagagggagacacagaatcggaaacaggctccaggctccgagccatcagcccagagcctgatgcggggctcgaactcacggaccgcaagatagtgacctggctgaagtcggacgcttaaccgactgcgccacccaggcgccccatttttgtttttttttaatgtttatttattttgagggagaaagaaagcacaagcaggctccgtgctgtcagccaaagcccgatgcggggcttgaactcatgagctgtgcgatcatgacctgagccaaaaccaagaaccagacacttaactgactgagccccccaggtgcccctaaaccaaattattttttagagtcCACTCTAGAGGGTAATGAAAGCTGTTTAAGAAGCACTAGTATTATCCAAATGAAAAAATCTGAGGAGCCTTCCAAATATGGAACACCCCTTAGGAAAAGGAAGGACAACAAAACATCTTCCCACTGGACTGTTCTAATACACAAAAAAATACGGTTACAAAAACTATACACAATATACACTATTTCAATAATGTAGATCAAGTCAGAAATGTTAAACTGTGATGATAATTACATTGACTTATGAGGACACGGATAATCAGGTTAGGGTAATAGTGAGAGCCTGGCCTCTAGAATCTGGCTGCCTGGGTGGGTATCGGGCCTATGTCactaattagctgtgtgacctcggttggggggggggcacttctTAACTGTGCTGCAaattcttcatctgaaaatgggtACACATATATCTACTTTGCTGAGTTGAGGAGGAATGAGTTAATCAATGCaaagtattagctattattatcatttttacaaaatatttcctatcagatcctgtgtattttctttgagaaatatGTAAGATCTTTGAGAGATCTTTGAGAGATATGTaaggaaaatatttcctatcagatcctgtgtattttctttgagaaatatGTAAGATCTTTGAGAGATCTTTGAGAGATATGTAAGATCATCTTTCCATACTTCATCAGCTTGAAAGTTTCCAGTTAACATCGATCTTGAATTTACCATAATCATAAAGTGGCTGTACAGTATGTGTGATCTCTGTTCAGTCTTCTCTCCATGACTTTACATCTCAttcaaaaactttaattttccaaaatcattGTAAAGTGCATTTATCATGCATTATGCACTTTCCtgctatttcatatttttcctccCAATATCCAGTAAATTTGATCATAACACAAATATTATGAATTAGTGGCCTTATCATATAAGGATGTAAATTATAGAATTTCAGTCTAAATTTGTTAATAGTTTTATATGAACTTTAGTAAACTCACAGTAAATTTAGTATTCCTTTAGTAAAATgctatatataataaatataatactatatataatatatctaatCTAGGTCATTATAAAACTGCCATTTGTGTTACTTCAAAGCggggagaaaaatttttaaatatattgttctGTTTTCacagcagttttttttaaaatttaaagtagatCCATAAAAGCTAGGAGTACCTGAAAATATTGTGGCCAAAAATTAGGTGCAGatacatttaattaataaataatttctgggggcgcctgggtggcgcagtcggttaagcgtccgacttcagccaggtcacgatctcgcggtccgtgagttcgagccccgcgtcgggctccgggctgatggctcagagcctggagcctgtttccgattctatgtctccctctctctctgcccctcccccgttcatgctctgtctctctctgtcccaaaaataaacgttgaaaaaaaaaaaattaaaaaaaaaaaataatttctggggcacctgggtggcttagtcggttgagcggccgactttggctcaggtcatgatctcacggttcgtgggttgaagccccacgtagggctctgtgctgacagctcagagcctggagcctgcttcgttctgtgtctccctctctctctgcccctaacccactcgcattctgtctctgtctctcaaaaataaacattaatggggcgcctgggtggcgcagtcggttaagcgtccgacttcagccaggtcacgatctcgcggtccgtgagttcgagccccgcgtcaggctctgggctgatggctcagagcctagagcctgtttccgattctgtgtctccctctctctctgcccctcccccgttcatgctctgtctctctctgtcccaaaaataaataaacgttgaaaaaaaaaaaaaattaaaaaaaaaaataaataaacattaaaaaaaaatatatttctccatGAAGAGTAGAGGACTTACAACTGAAATGCTTACATAGACTTACTTTGTTAACAAGAAAACACTGTAGGGAAATCAACTTGTGTGTTTACCagagtttttccatttttgctaGGTTTggaaacagtaataataataataataataataataataatagtaataggtTGAATATAGTGGGCACTGTCCTAATCATTACATATACGTTATTTAAGTCTCATCATGACTCTGTGAATTAGATTCTGTTTTTATGGtcttaatttttacaaatcaGGAACCTGAAGCCTGAAGAGATTAAgtcacttgcctaaggtcatgtctggtaggtggcagagccaggatttagaTTGAGGGCATGTGTATTAAGAGGCCAAGTACTTAATCCCTATACCATCACTTCCTCTCATGACGAGGTggcaggatggggagggagcAGAATGGAGCTACCAGGAAGAAGACCCGTGGAATACAAGAGAGCTGGGACACTGGTGGCACCAGGGTGTGGCAGAGCATAGGGACAGCGAGGGCTCCAGTGGGACTGGGAGAACAGCTGAGGTTACAGggtcagaagcagactccagttaGGCCAGAGGCGCTTCCCCAGTGAGCCAGGTGCGGCCCTGGGCCACTGCTCCCACCTCCGGCAGGGGACCCCCCAGGGGCAGGGGAGTATCAGTACACTTTTAGAGGATTCGCTCCAGAGCAGTAGGGGTGAGGTCTAATCAGATGCTGGCAGTAAAACGGGAGTTAAAGTAAGGATTAGTGTATTTACATCTTAAATCTTACTATgtttttaccaattttatttacTAGAGATTTAAGGCCTGCTTACTTTGAATACAAATTACTTCCAAAACCGAATATAATGCACATACCACAACTGGGATGAAGTTTATGGCAGTATGACTGGAGGGCTGGAGGCCAGGATGTCACCAAGAGAGGTCTGTGTGTGACCAAGAGGCCTCGCGGGATGGTATGACCGTGAAACAGCTGCCACCGTAGCAAGGTCATGCATCCAACACTTACCCTTGCAGACTCCACAACCACTGTCACCACAGTGGAATCGTACAGGCTCATGACTAGGACATTCTATTCAGAACCAAATTCTATTCAGAAGGTTGCCTAGAATCAGAAAAGTTGGGTATTCTCCAGAAATGCTTCTGGAGGTACTTTTCCCCTTTGTCAAACAAAGAGAGGAGAAACTTTGAAATATCTGTATGAGCCCCCCCTCCCTGGAATAATCCTTGGATACAGTACATGACTGAAATCCGTTTTCCTCTCagcctctttgttttctttgaactaTACTTCCATATTTTATccatcctttcctctttttctaaatGGCACAGTGCAAGAATTCCCCCAAATAAAATGGACTCTGGATCAAAacaagtttcttttgttttttttttcccccagaacatTTCAAAGAATCAGTGTCCAATACAACATTGGGAAATGCTGATCTGGGAAgacctgagtttttaaaaaaggtagtcttaaatttttatattaaaaaatcattagttAATCTAGGTtataattagcttttttttttaagaattaaaaattac encodes the following:
- the KBTBD3 gene encoding kelch repeat and BTB domain-containing protein 3 encodes the protein MDNSYHLNQRNSCNGLPSEKKNNFLVSEDHGQKILSVLQNFREQNVFYDFKIIMKDETIPCHRCVLAACSDFFRAMFEVNMKERDGGSVTITNLSSKAVKAFLDYAYTGKTKITDDNVEMFFQLSSFLQVSFLAKACSDFLIKSINLVNCLQLLSLSDSYGSPRLFDHALYFVQHHFSLLFKSSDFLEMNFGVLQKCLESDELNVPEEETVLKVVLSWTKHNLESRQKHLPYLIKKVRLHQLSEETLQNCLLNEECLLKSTNCFDIIMDAVKCVQGSGGLFPDARPSTTEKYIFVHKTEENGGDQYTFCYNINSDSWKVLPQSHLIDLPGSSLSSYGEKIFLTGGCKGPCCRTVRLHIAESYHDATDQTWCYCPVKNDFFLVSAMKTPRTMHTSVLALNRLFVIGGKTKGSQDIKSLLDVESYDPLSKEWMSVSPLPRGIYYPEASTCQNVIYVLGSEVEITDAFNPSLDCFFKYNVTTDQWSELVAEFGQFFHATLIKAVPVNCTLYICDLSTYKVYSFCPDTCVWKGEGSFECAGFNAGAVGIEDKIYILGGDYAPDEITDEVQVYHSGRSEWEEVSPMPRALTEFYCQVIQFNKYRDPWFSNHF